GTAACTccctcttaaaaacaaaaactatatccATAAACTGAATGGCTGCGGTATGTGATTTTAGTCACGGTGAAGATGTTTGGTTTGAGGTTTGTTTGACTCGGTCATTTGATCCTGTTAATGAAGCGGTTTACTTTTCATGGTAACTGATCATCATTTGACCTGTTTTCAGTCAACTCAGTGTTTATTTGACTCAATCTTTCATCAGTTTCTTGAGATGGTTTCACATAATGTTGATCACTAGAAGAGGtggtttaaatgaaaaagtgCTTTCGTGGCAGATTCTGAGGAACAGTCAAACCATTGGATAAGTACACTTTAACAGGCAACAAAACATACAGATTAAGTGGAAGAtcaaaaacaagaacatgagatttgacatttatttgtttaccagACTTACCAGTCTTAGAAATGAGGAAAAACAGAAGTAATTTATCCTAAAGGAGCCAACAATATTAACAGTGCCACAAAACATTTGAAGAATAAGCCAGAATAGTACACTAGAGAAGCGAAACTGCAGAACAGAAGAGGACAATGagaaaatgtatgtttcatgtatgtttttattttgtaataaaagtacctttatttgaaaacattttgtgttaaagggatttttcacccaaaaatgaaacttctatcatcatttatttatcatcattccaaacctttcttttgtgaaacaaaacatattttaaagaacattgaGGTCCAAACAATAgttctcaaaatgtatttatttttgtttgtcttgcAGAGGAAAAGAAACTCAGGTTTgtaacatgagagtgagtaaatgatgacagaacttacatttttgggtgaactatccctttaaatatgcaGCATGTAATACTACTCTTTTTCATTAGAGGGTGCTATTAGACCATTAGACTAATGTGGCATATTTTCCAGTAGGTGCCAACACTACATTACATAGTTTTTAACCTTCCAGGACCAGCAGTCATGAGAGTATTTTGAATGAAATACTTATTCtttattatgcaatattttaagATTGTGTCATATACTGTAACTTAACAAGCAATTAAACAATCATTTTAGTTGCCAACTGCATCAACTACTCTTTTGTGGAAGTTGACGAAAAGTTTcaaaatgtacatactgtatatacagaaaTATTCTGTGGATGATTCAGATGAGTATCTCAGCATGACATCTTCATCTTtctctgattaagcatgttgtccTCTGAAAACATCACTTAATTCAGTTCAGCTGCACAGAAAGCACAGTTGTTGTTTCCTCCAACTTGTGTTCTGTGTTGTGTTTCACACATGgatgtatttttgatatttgacCTCTGGCACATTTTGAGCCATCTTTTTTGAAATTAAGTGAGATATCAATGGAAACTGAAAGCTCTTCAACTGAAGTCTGTCCATTCAGAGTGTGTCTAGAGGTCCATGTTCACTTTCAGTCACTAGGGGGCAAACACAATTTTAAGTACATAAATTTAAAGCAGTTGGTctttattattacaaaacatGATTCTGATGAACATATATCACCTGAATCAGGGAACAGTGCTTTAATGAATTCATTTAGAATTGAATGTgagtatttttttcattacactGTGGTtgataaatgtaatttgttattgAGCAATTGTGtattaactctctctctcacacacaccagctCAGTGCAGTGTAGATGGAATTTTGCCACAGTGTAGATAACCCAGCTTAGTTTGTAACTgcatgttaaaacatttgtaataaagTAATTTTAGGTATCTTTATGTTTCACCGTGTCCGAACTACATGCAACGCTATGCAAAAAAGTTTCTAGGTACAATAACATACAAACTATGGCAATTATAATCTCTGGCAATGCTTGAATTGagtcaagttttatatatatacacacacacagtgggtatagaaatgAATCactcccctttaaaataataaaattttgttgctttgcatccTAAAAttaagatggacacagtttttgttttcaaaatcatCTGCCCTTAACTGGgtaactgcttctgtgtacaacagtgagtgcaagctacattaaagtgattagtacgttttgaatatggatatttcttacaaaaacacattgattcactacaggaggccatTGTTCAaaccccagagccatgtgagacactttttttaatggacaggccctttttatttcacgtcttttggactgaagcaatgcaacacccgctgactgcaataatagagcttgaaagatcaaagacaatttttaatataactccaccTGGATTCGTccgaaagtcatatacacttaggatgccacgggggtgagtaaaacaaagcctaattttcattattgggtgaactaaccctttaagaagtggaaggtatttggtaaaGCACAGACCCTCCCTGAatcaggacgtcgctccaaactggatgaaagagccgggaggaaactggtcagagaggcgaccaagaggccgACAGCAGCTCTGAAGCAGCTGCAAGAATTGTAAACCAAAGCATCACAGTACGTTTTTACTACAGGTTTACTCCAACTAGATCAACAGGAAGTTTAGTTCCTTGGCCAAGGACACAGTAGTGAACAACAGTGATATAGCACAGATTACCTTCAATAGGGTTTGAACCTCTATTCACTTTgactaataattaatattatgtgcCAAATGTATTAAGTTATTAATGATGACCACAGTGAATGGCCCAAGTTGGCAGACATATTTGAAATGGGATAAACTAACCACTGTAAAAACTCAGTGGAGGAACCTAAATGAGAATAAAACAGTTTTAGTTATCTTTATTACTGGAAAATAAAACTGGACACTACCTGGTAAATCTCTGCTATACAGAAATCTTAAAAGGTAACTTTGTTACAAACATCATATTGCAGACATTATGGTATGCTTTTTTGGttcctgtatattttatttcttttttcatgcactgacactatctttaaattatttggtGTTCAGTTGCCCATAATCCACAGTCTAATCCAAGATATTGTCCATCATGGCAAAATGTTATACTTGTTTTGTTGGCTGTTTCACACTCAAAGAGGATCTGCCACTTTGCTTTTTGTGTAATAATTGTTTTCATTGGTCTTTTCCTGACGACATAACAGCAGACTGATGAATATTGATGAGATGAACTTCACTGGAAAAGTGTGAAAGCCTTAAATTTACCTCTTTGTAATCACAATCTTCAGAGAGCATGTAGAGGTCCGTGTTCACTTCCAGTCACTAAAAACAGAAGCACAGAGATAATTTTAGGTGCCATGTCTTATTGAAATTTAATGTGCAAGAAACAGGTTTAACAATCCTCCACTCTTGATCTGCTGGCTTGTGAATCTTTATTTCCACTATGATCTTTAGACACTGTAGGAGACAGAAAACATAGCAAAGCATAACACATCTTGTGCTGTAGTGTTTAGGATGATGCTTGAATTGATGTACTGTATACTTACTATCGGGTGGCTTGTTAATACTTTTCCGTCGCACAAGTTTGAAGCCTCCAGAGTTGTGTGATTCACTGGCTTGTGAATCTTCCTTTCTGCTCTTTATTTCTCCCACTGTTTCATCTAGAGGTCTGTCTTTATTTTCTTCAGATACTACAAATGTAGTAGAACAGCACATCAgggttttttatataaattttttttttcgcttGAAACAAACATTATCTTATAAATTTGTTAGTCAAAAGGGTTTCTAAAAGGTTAATTTGTACAGAAATGGAAAGGCTTTCAGAGGCTTTCcagcttcaaaaaggatgcaaaagcaccataaagtacTATAGTTTGAACAACTCTATATTAAGACCAAATAATATCGTTAATGAAAAATGACCACAATTAAGGTCAGTCATTTGAACTCAAGAACCCAAACAGACCAGATTATATTtttcattgaattattcattgaaaagatcagaCTCAAAAGAAAGATCtgttcacaaatcagacatcaCCAAATGAAGATTTAAATAAGTTGAATGGACTTTGCCTTTGCATTATTTAGCATTATTATCCCCATTcattgtaactgcatggaaaagagttGGTTTAAATGGTTTAGAAATATATGGTGCATTGTTTTCACAAGTGTCTTCATTAGTTTAAGTGGgcttataaaagtaataaaatatgagaTTATGGATGGTGTAACCACTTACAGACAGGTGAAGTTGACTCCATGCTGCTGAGTCGCTCATGTCCTGATCCACTGATTACATGCTGTGATTTCACTTTTGCTTGTCTATCCAGATCCCCTTGAAGTTTGTCCAAATCTGTAGGCAGATTTCTATCTAGTGTTACCTCCACCTGTTTATTAGCCCATGTTTCTCTTTCATTTGCTTCCATCAGTTTCTTTTCTAGCTCACTTTTCTTTGCTTTGAGTTGCTCAACTTCTTCTTGGAGttcttcaattttatttttctgttcattCTCGCGCTGAAGAAAAGTTTCAATCAAGTATCTCTCACCCTCTTTAGAAGTCTTTAACTTCTCTACCAGATCATCAATAattgaagaaaatatatttctcgGGTTTTTCTCACCGTCTGCCTCTAATTTTTTAATCAGTGGATTCTCATGGGAACTTGAAATGACCGGTTGCACCGCATGCTGACTGGTTATGTGTATAAAATGATCAATCATGAAACATTTCAAAGTCTCTATGTCTCTCTTTTGGTTACACTCAGTTTCTACTATTTTAGCCACATCCTGTGCATGCTGATCTTCTTTTTCTGCTATGTCTTTTCTTAGTTTGTTTTCAGTAATTCTGAACTCTTCTTTTAATTCATTCACTTTTTTGGAGTGCTGTTCTTCTTTCTCCTTTAGAAGTCTCtcgttttcttttctcatttctgcatgtttttccttttcccatgataaaaatgtctttttcatGAGTTTTTCATATGATGACTGAATAAAAAATGTGGATTTCTTGTTTTGTGTCATTCTTTCAGTTTCTCTGAATAGACCCTGAACACTTTGCTCATTGTCCTCTAATGTATAACACCTATTTACATGCTTCCTGACACTATTGATTCCTTTCGGTTCAGGTCTTCCAATGATCAAAGCCATCGCATAGTCTAAGGCTTCTTCGCCAAACACGTTGGCaatttcttttgaaatattatacTCCTTCTCAGTCACTTTCCTGTTGTTGACCACTAATAGAAATGCATGAGGTCCAGGAAAGACCAGAGATGCACAATCTACCATCTCATCTTTCATAGATTTTTCTCTTGATTTAAAGCAACAGTGATCTCATGCTGGTGGAAGGTGTTTTCACCACACAGATCTTTCTGCCAAACACATGACCTTTTCTGTGCCGTATTTCAGTTCTTTCAGCTCTTTCTCTAAGAATGATGTGACATGCATCATCCATAAGGTCTTCATCACCGCCGAGCATAATAAATCTAAGCTCATTAGTAGAGTCAGTGAATTCAGTAAATGTATCATCTGTTGAAAAGAGgtcaaatgtaattatatttcaatgaATGCAGATAAAGATATACTCTGAGGTTCAAAAAAATATCtagtatattttaattaagataatttgatattatttcaaaatatatgcatttgctTTTGTTCAGTTGTAGTCAAAATCAagtgcatttattatattataaaatctgaAATATGACTTACATTGTTGTGTGTCTCTACGTTGCTCTGTTGGCAAAAAGTTAAAACTCACTTTACATAAAACTTATACAAGAATTAAATCCATTTACCATacacactaaatattattattttgtttgttttctgagttcATAGTAAAATACTAAATTTCTGAAATAACAAAATGCTTACCGTGGCTAATGAGTGGACCTGCACAGAAGAAAATAAGACACAAAAATGTGAGTGCTCTTTATTAGAATACCAATGAAAATAGTGGGATTTTGGTTTACTTACGCAAATCTGAATCTTCACTTTGCTCTAAAAAAcacatataacatttttattcatgccTGATACATAAAACATGCTTAAATATAACAAGAACATCCATGTTTGAACTGAACCACACAGTTTGTAAGAAAAACTTGTTTACAGGAATGACATTTACAACAGAACTGGCAGAGCATCACAACCAGAAACTAATTTCAACTCTCCAGGGTCCTCCACTGCTTTAAATAAGAACCTTTTTGTCAGTATACAGACGCGAAAGGCATATTGGGGATTTTATCTTCAtgattaagtcaagtcaagtcaagtcaagtcaagtcaagtcaagtctgctttattgtcaattcttccacatgtacagtacatacatacagagaatcgaaattgcgttactctcagacccccggtgcatacagataacactaacagtagagcctaaaaatctagatcaaatataaaatataagataaaactatacaataagggaatgtaaaaaaatacataatagaaaaaaataaaataaggttaaataaaagcagcgcaaggcacatggcagatagagtgcaaaccaatgaacaaacagtgcagataaaaagatttttagtgcataaaaaaagcttattcagtctgattaaagtgacaaagggctcaagagcagttattttatttaaactgactgatgaggtggtaaaatgacgtcagttccatggtgaatgaggtagtgagcagaccaatgctgcacaaagtgactggtgcatgtcatcgtatgttagaggggggggggggtgaaggacctggagatgtgggatctggggggggggggagggggtcatagttcagtggtgcctggggcagaagagggacgggggggcaagttcaggagcgagttcagcttcctgacagcctgatggatgaagctgtccttcagtctgctggtcctggcctgaagactccgcagtctcctccccgatcgcagcagactgaagaagctgtgtgacgggtaggtgggatcacctgcaatgcagagggctttgcgagtgagacgggttccataaatgtcctggagggaggggagagagacacaaATGACCTTCTCAGCTGCTTTaactatgcgttgaagagtcttccggcaggacgcgttgcaggtgccataccacacacagtgatgcagctcctTAGAATGCCcttgatggtgcctctgtagaaggtgtacatgatggggggtggggctctggctctcctcagtttgcggaggaagtagagacgctgttgtgatttcttggccagtgctgcggtgttgtcggtccaggagaggtcctctgtgatgtgcacacccaggaacttggtgctgctcactctctccacagtcgcaccgttgatggtcagaggaagatccggagtgtgcgctctcctgaagtcaacaacaatctccttcgtcttctccacgttcagagagagattgttgtcactgcaccacccggtgtgcagtcatgggtcagcagagtgaagaggagggggctcagcacacatccttggggggccccagtgttcagtgtgatggtgctggatgtgttgctgccaacACGTACTGCcagaggtcttccagtcagaaggtccaacagccagttgcacagcgaagtgttgagccccagctcgaccagtttgtgaacaATCAGTCTAGGAATTAATCTATATAAATCTAAACTAAAATCTAtcaacagcattctgacgtatgagtctttttcctctagatgtgtgagtgctgagtggagggtagttgagatgccATCAttggtcgaccggttggaccgatatgcaaactggaatgggtccagggagagggggagggcagacttgatgtggtgcatga
This window of the Cyprinus carpio isolate SPL01 chromosome A21, ASM1834038v1, whole genome shotgun sequence genome carries:
- the LOC109076477 gene encoding leucine zipper protein 1-like isoform X2, with the protein product MKDEMVDCASLVFPGPHAFLLVVNNRKVTEKEYNISKEIANVFGEEALDYAMALIIGRPEPKGINSVRKHVNRCYTLEDNEQSVQGLFRETERMTQNKKSTFFIQSSYEKLMKKTFLSWEKEKHAEMRKENERLLKEKEEQHSKKVNELKEEFRITENKLRKDIAEKEDQHAQDVAKIVETECNQKRDIETLKCFMIDHFIHITSQHAVQPVISSSHENPLIKKLEADGEKNPRNIFSSIIDDLVEKLKTSKEGERYLIETFLQRENEQKNKIEELQEEVEQLKAKKSELEKKLMEANERETWANKQVEVTLDRNLPTDLDKLQGDLDRQAKVKSQHVISGSGHERLSSMESTSPVLSEENKDRPLDETVGEIKSRKEDSQASESHNSGGFKLVRRKSINKPPDMTGSEHGPLHAL
- the LOC109076477 gene encoding leucine zipper protein 1-like isoform X1 codes for the protein MKDEMVDCASLVFPGPHAFLLVVNNRKVTEKEYNISKEIANVFGEEALDYAMALIIGRPEPKGINSVRKHVNRCYTLEDNEQSVQGLFRETERMTQNKKSTFFIQSSYEKLMKKTFLSWEKEKHAEMRKENERLLKEKEEQHSKKVNELKEEFRITENKLRKDIAEKEDQHAQDVAKIVETECNQKRDIETLKCFMIDHFIHITSQHAVQPVISSSHENPLIKKLEADGEKNPRNIFSSIIDDLVEKLKTSKEGERYLIETFLQRENEQKNKIEELQEEVEQLKAKKSELEKKLMEANERETWANKQVEVTLDRNLPTDLDKLQGDLDRQAKVKSQHVISGSGHERLSSMESTSPVLSEENKDRPLDETVGEIKSRKEDSQASESHNSGGFKLVRRKSINKPPDSKYTVHQFKHHPKHYSTRCVMLCYVFCLLQCLKIIVEIKIHKPADQEWRIVKPVSCTLNFNKTWHLKLSLCFCF